In Prescottella soli, a genomic segment contains:
- a CDS encoding GNAT family N-acetyltransferase, which yields MLADKHHRTEFASKTESLNEWLRKYSGQNRRGNTAATWVIADHEYRVVAYATLSMTSVDKSDCPPALAKGTPRQVPALLVGRLATDERFEGMGLATQLVLHILTTALELNATAACRAVIVNALNVDAYAWWQRFGFEPLDPADDASLDLYLLTADIAKTLERMVPS from the coding sequence TTGCTCGCCGACAAGCATCACCGCACGGAGTTCGCCAGCAAGACCGAGTCGCTGAATGAGTGGCTTCGCAAGTACTCGGGGCAGAACCGACGCGGGAACACCGCTGCAACCTGGGTGATCGCCGATCACGAGTACCGCGTTGTCGCGTACGCGACCCTGTCGATGACCTCGGTCGACAAGAGCGATTGTCCACCGGCCCTCGCCAAGGGCACCCCCCGCCAGGTACCAGCACTGCTTGTCGGGCGGCTGGCCACCGACGAGCGTTTCGAGGGAATGGGCCTCGCGACACAGCTCGTCCTGCACATCCTCACCACCGCACTCGAGCTCAACGCCACGGCAGCGTGCCGAGCCGTGATCGTCAACGCCCTCAACGTCGACGCCTACGCCTGGTGGCAACGGTTCGGATTCGAGCCACTGGACCCAGCGGATGACGCGAGCCTCGACCTGTACCTGCTGACCGCGGATATCGCCAAGACGCTGGAGCGAATGGTCCCCTCGTAG
- a CDS encoding DUF1778 domain-containing protein, with translation MTVVRDDRLQVRVDATAKRRLEEAASEVHLSLSAFVLQAAQNKADDVLAERDVIRLSPNAAAAFEEALTRPARVNDKLAQALARPMKFTWLD, from the coding sequence ATGACAGTAGTGCGTGATGATCGGTTGCAGGTTCGCGTCGACGCGACTGCGAAGCGCCGTCTCGAGGAGGCGGCCAGCGAAGTGCACTTGAGCCTGTCCGCATTCGTGCTCCAGGCCGCACAGAACAAGGCCGATGACGTGCTCGCCGAACGGGACGTCATTCGTCTCTCACCGAACGCTGCAGCTGCGTTCGAGGAAGCGCTTACCCGGCCTGCCAGGGTGAACGACAAGCTGGCCCAGGCGCTCGCCCGGCCCATGAAGTTCACGTGGCTCGACTGA